In a genomic window of Erinaceus europaeus chromosome 12, mEriEur2.1, whole genome shotgun sequence:
- the CEP15 gene encoding centrosomal protein 15 kDa isoform X2 has protein sequence MTSLIAQEIRLSKRHEEIISQRLMLLQQMQNKLEGQNKEKVSQIQAAEVAFERNRSLLKDIEAAERSLKTRIHPLLPPEVVSLEIKLLIWYPSCVISCYSSCLCQLKQIHISFNGSLSKRLLFVYQKLYLL, from the exons ATGACTTCATTGATCGCTCAAGAAATTCGCCTTTCTAAAAGACATGAAGAAAT aatatCACAAAGACTAATGTTACTTCAACAAATGCAGAATAAACTTGAAGgtcaaaacaaagaaaaggtaTCTCAGATTCAAGCAGCTGAGGTTGCTTTTGAGAGGAATCGTAGTCTTTTAAAG GATATAGAAGCAGCAGAAAGGTCTCTAAAAACCAGGATTCACCCTCTTCTACCACCTGAGGTAGTTTCTCTTGAG attaaATTACTGATCTGGTATCCCAGCTGTGTCATCAGTTGCTACTCAAGTTGCCTCTGTCAATTGAAACAGATCCACATTAGTTTTAATGGCAGTTTGAGCAAAAGACTATTGTTTGTGTACCAAAAGCTATATTTAttgtaa
- the CEP15 gene encoding centrosomal protein 15 kDa isoform X3: MLLQQMQNKLEGQNKEKVSQIQAAEVAFERNRSLLKDIEAAERSLKTRIHPLLPPEVVSLETLYWASVEECIPKWEQFLLGKSPYPIVAVNQNEAENQNETESAVQKEAQR, from the exons ATGTTACTTCAACAAATGCAGAATAAACTTGAAGgtcaaaacaaagaaaaggtaTCTCAGATTCAAGCAGCTGAGGTTGCTTTTGAGAGGAATCGTAGTCTTTTAAAG GATATAGAAGCAGCAGAAAGGTCTCTAAAAACCAGGATTCACCCTCTTCTACCACCTGAGGTAGTTTCTCTTGAG actctTTACTGGGCATCAGTAGAAGAATGTATTCCCAAATGGGAACAGTTTCTTTTAGGAAAATCACCATATCCCATTGTTGCCGTAAATCAAAATGAGGCCGAAAATCAAAATGAGACTGAAAGTGCCGTTCAAAAGGAAGCACAGCGATAA
- the CEP15 gene encoding centrosomal protein 15 kDa isoform X1, with product MTSLIAQEIRLSKRHEEIISQRLMLLQQMQNKLEGQNKEKVSQIQAAEVAFERNRSLLKDIEAAERSLKTRIHPLLPPEVVSLETLYWASVEECIPKWEQFLLGKSPYPIVAVNQNEAENQNETESAVQKEAQR from the exons ATGACTTCATTGATCGCTCAAGAAATTCGCCTTTCTAAAAGACATGAAGAAAT aatatCACAAAGACTAATGTTACTTCAACAAATGCAGAATAAACTTGAAGgtcaaaacaaagaaaaggtaTCTCAGATTCAAGCAGCTGAGGTTGCTTTTGAGAGGAATCGTAGTCTTTTAAAG GATATAGAAGCAGCAGAAAGGTCTCTAAAAACCAGGATTCACCCTCTTCTACCACCTGAGGTAGTTTCTCTTGAG actctTTACTGGGCATCAGTAGAAGAATGTATTCCCAAATGGGAACAGTTTCTTTTAGGAAAATCACCATATCCCATTGTTGCCGTAAATCAAAATGAGGCCGAAAATCAAAATGAGACTGAAAGTGCCGTTCAAAAGGAAGCACAGCGATAA